In a single window of the Cupriavidus basilensis genome:
- a CDS encoding 3-oxoacid CoA-transferase subunit A, which yields MINKLFDSVESAMADIQDGATILIGGFGMAGMPAELIDALIAQGARDLTIVNNNAGNGDTGLAALLKTERVRKIICSFPRQADSYVFDSLYHAGKIELELVPQGNLAERIRAAGAGIGGFFTRTAYGTPLAEGKETRIIDGQGYVYETPIHADFALIKALRADRWGNLTYRKTARNFGPIMAMAAKCPIVQVSEIVELGELDPEHIVTPGLFVKRVVKVDGASQAAA from the coding sequence GTGATCAACAAGCTATTCGACTCGGTGGAATCGGCCATGGCCGATATCCAGGACGGCGCCACCATCCTGATCGGCGGCTTCGGCATGGCAGGCATGCCGGCGGAGCTCATCGATGCCCTCATCGCCCAGGGCGCCCGCGACCTCACCATCGTCAACAACAACGCCGGCAACGGCGACACCGGGCTGGCCGCGCTGCTCAAGACCGAGCGCGTGCGCAAGATCATCTGCTCCTTCCCGCGCCAGGCCGATTCCTACGTCTTCGATTCGCTGTACCACGCCGGCAAGATCGAGCTGGAACTGGTGCCGCAGGGCAACCTGGCCGAGCGCATCCGCGCCGCCGGCGCCGGCATCGGCGGCTTTTTCACCCGCACCGCCTATGGCACGCCGCTGGCCGAGGGCAAGGAAACCCGCATCATCGACGGCCAGGGCTACGTCTACGAGACGCCCATCCATGCCGACTTCGCCCTGATCAAGGCGCTGCGCGCCGACCGCTGGGGCAACCTGACCTACCGCAAGACCGCGCGCAACTTCGGCCCCATCATGGCGATGGCCGCCAAATGCCCCATCGTGCAGGTCAGCGAGATCGTCGAACTCGGCGAGCTGGACCCGGAACACATCGTGACCCCGGGGTTGTTCGTCAAGCGCGTCGTCAAGGTCGACGGCGCCAGCCAGGCCGCCGCCTGA
- a CDS encoding 3-oxoacid CoA-transferase subunit B, with the protein MQRLTRDQMAARVAKDIPDGAVVNLGIGLPTLVGNHLPADREILLHSENGLLGMGKAPPAGEEDGDLINAGKQPVTIKPGGSYFHHADSFAMMRGGHLDFCVLGAFQVSVKGDLANWHTGAPGAIPAVGGAMDLAIGAKEVFVMMEHQTKQGESKIVAECTYPLTGMTCVTRIYTDLATIDVTPDGLVARDLVEGLSFDELQRLTGVPLKQGASA; encoded by the coding sequence ATGCAACGCCTGACCCGCGATCAGATGGCCGCCCGCGTGGCCAAAGACATTCCCGACGGTGCCGTGGTCAATCTCGGCATCGGCCTGCCCACCCTGGTTGGCAATCACCTGCCGGCCGACCGTGAAATCCTGCTGCACAGCGAGAACGGCCTGCTCGGCATGGGCAAGGCACCCCCCGCCGGCGAAGAAGACGGCGACCTGATCAACGCCGGCAAGCAGCCGGTCACGATCAAGCCGGGCGGCTCGTATTTCCACCATGCCGATTCCTTCGCCATGATGCGCGGCGGCCACCTCGACTTTTGCGTGCTGGGGGCTTTCCAGGTCTCGGTGAAGGGCGACCTGGCCAACTGGCATACCGGCGCGCCGGGCGCGATTCCTGCCGTGGGCGGCGCGATGGACCTGGCGATTGGCGCCAAGGAGGTGTTCGTGATGATGGAACACCAGACCAAGCAGGGCGAGAGCAAGATCGTGGCGGAATGCACGTATCCGCTGACCGGCATGACCTGCGTCACGCGCATCTACACCGATCTGGCCACCATCGACGTCACGCCTGACGGGCTGGTGGCGCGCGACCTGGTCGAAGGCCTGTCCTTCGACGAACTGCAACGCCTGACCGGCGTGCCGCTCAAGCAGGGCGCTTCTGCCTGA
- a CDS encoding NirD/YgiW/YdeI family stress tolerance protein: MKRILIAAALTATAALAQAQYVGPTTVPTTTVKALTEQGKDDQHAVLRGQIISGVGHELYQFDDGTGQIRIKIDKKLWPAGKPVDATTKVELLGEYDKQLFGDSKFKVKQIRIL; encoded by the coding sequence ATGAAACGCATCCTGATCGCGGCAGCACTGACGGCTACGGCCGCATTGGCACAAGCACAGTACGTGGGCCCAACCACGGTTCCAACGACCACCGTCAAGGCGTTGACGGAGCAAGGCAAGGATGACCAGCACGCCGTGCTTCGCGGACAGATCATCAGCGGCGTAGGCCACGAGCTTTACCAGTTCGACGACGGCACCGGCCAGATCCGGATCAAGATCGACAAAAAGCTGTGGCCTGCCGGAAAGCCGGTGGACGCAACCACCAAAGTGGAACTGCTGGGCGAATACGACAAGCAGCTCTTCGGCGACTCCAAGTTCAAGGTCAAGCAGATCCGCATTCTTTGA
- a CDS encoding AAA family ATPase gives MRPLRLKLQAFGPFAASEEIDFTRLGERAFFLIHGPTGAGKTTLLDAICFALYGDTSGGERSAQDMRSANADPALRTEVTFEFSLGGQRYLATRSPAQERPKLRGEGTVKETPKAQLDVMGDAGWTSKASQPNKVDDFVRNLLGFDSSQFRQVIVLPQGRFRELLTADSKSRQAILERLFRTELYRRVEELLKGQAAGIRQEAERLRIEQTALLQQYQLESVDALRAQAAGLQAQLAELQQRDVAARTVLEAATLATRQGEQTDTRLREQRDTEAAHAALMAQRPEMEAQRQRLQAARRAMQVQPFEQHLGQAVQEHQQAQQALAAASARSAECAAVSATAAAGLEAEAARAGERQAAQKQVTELEAMLPQAQRLGLLQQELEAAAHQQAQAGAAHAGALQAQQQVTATLRQAEAGLAQAQEGARGLETIQLKQAGLAQQATTLDKYAATLALCEQARRQADADQLAAQQAAKQQAASLLRLRETEQAWRAGQAARLAAGLQHGQACAVCGSTAHPQLARHVDAPVSDEALDLAREAARLADQAAQAAASRAQGALLAATHRQEQLDEMREAAGAVGMPDGAAQDPAAARQQLAGAIQALRQQQQAAEAAAGRCQPLAAEVERQQAALTAAEAAIRAAEAAVQVAGQRHAKLQGEWQAASTQVPPDRREPERLTAALAQARQDLAAREAALAAAQAADKQAGVGLAAALAAQAAAQASLATHAKRETQAGAAFASALGQAGFVSRQAYAEARMPGVQMEQAEAQVNRFDLDLAAAGDRRERAAIAARDLAPPDLGALRQAQADAAGALEALVRQQADLHRSRENLLQCQQRLDALASKGADIERSYAVLGRLAEVANGNNPRRMTFQRFVLATLLDEVLEAASLRLMRMSRNRYELQRVRQQGDQRTAGGLDLEVFDHDTGMARPANTLSGGEGFLASLSLALGLADVVQSRAGGIQLDTLFVDEGFGTLDPESLDFAIRTLIDLQHAGRLVGIISHVAELRERIDVRLEIRAGAGGSRAELQLP, from the coding sequence ATGAGACCGCTGCGCCTGAAACTGCAAGCCTTCGGCCCGTTCGCCGCCAGCGAGGAAATCGACTTCACCCGGCTCGGGGAGCGGGCTTTCTTCCTGATCCACGGCCCCACCGGCGCGGGCAAGACCACCCTGCTCGACGCGATCTGCTTTGCGCTCTACGGCGACACCTCCGGCGGCGAGCGCAGTGCGCAGGACATGCGCAGCGCCAACGCCGATCCTGCCCTGCGCACGGAGGTGACGTTCGAGTTCAGCCTGGGTGGCCAGCGCTACCTGGCCACGCGTTCGCCCGCGCAGGAGCGGCCGAAGCTGCGTGGCGAGGGCACCGTCAAGGAAACGCCCAAGGCCCAGCTTGATGTCATGGGCGACGCGGGCTGGACCAGCAAGGCGAGCCAGCCCAACAAGGTCGATGACTTTGTGCGCAACCTGCTGGGCTTTGACAGCAGCCAGTTCCGCCAGGTGATCGTGCTGCCGCAGGGGCGCTTTCGCGAATTGCTCACGGCGGATTCCAAGAGCCGCCAGGCCATCCTCGAGCGACTGTTCCGCACCGAGCTGTACCGGCGCGTGGAGGAACTGCTCAAGGGGCAGGCGGCCGGCATCCGCCAGGAAGCCGAGCGCCTGCGCATCGAGCAGACGGCGTTGCTGCAGCAGTATCAACTGGAGTCCGTGGACGCGCTGCGGGCGCAGGCTGCGGGGTTGCAGGCCCAGTTGGCCGAACTGCAGCAGCGCGATGTGGCCGCGCGTACCGTGCTGGAGGCGGCCACACTGGCAACCCGGCAGGGCGAGCAGACGGATACCCGCCTGCGGGAGCAGCGCGATACCGAGGCGGCCCATGCCGCGCTGATGGCGCAGCGCCCCGAGATGGAGGCGCAGCGCCAGCGGTTGCAGGCCGCACGCCGTGCCATGCAGGTGCAGCCGTTCGAGCAGCATCTGGGGCAGGCCGTGCAGGAACACCAGCAGGCACAGCAAGCGCTGGCCGCGGCAAGCGCGCGGTCTGCCGAGTGCGCCGCCGTCTCGGCCACCGCCGCGGCGGGGCTTGAGGCCGAAGCGGCCCGTGCCGGCGAGCGCCAGGCGGCGCAAAAACAAGTGACGGAGCTGGAGGCCATGTTGCCGCAGGCACAGCGGCTCGGCCTGCTGCAGCAGGAGTTGGAGGCTGCAGCACACCAGCAGGCGCAAGCGGGCGCGGCCCATGCCGGGGCGCTGCAGGCGCAACAGCAAGTCACCGCCACGTTGCGCCAGGCCGAGGCCGGCCTGGCGCAGGCGCAGGAAGGCGCGCGCGGGCTGGAGACAATCCAGCTCAAGCAGGCCGGCCTGGCGCAGCAGGCAACCACGCTCGACAAATACGCCGCCACGCTGGCGCTGTGCGAGCAAGCGCGCCGCCAGGCCGACGCCGACCAGCTCGCCGCGCAGCAAGCCGCCAAGCAGCAGGCGGCAAGCCTGCTGCGCCTGCGCGAGACGGAGCAGGCCTGGCGGGCCGGGCAAGCCGCGCGGCTGGCTGCCGGCTTGCAGCATGGACAGGCATGCGCTGTCTGCGGGAGCACCGCGCACCCGCAACTGGCGCGGCACGTCGATGCGCCGGTCTCCGACGAGGCACTGGACCTGGCCCGCGAGGCCGCACGGCTTGCCGACCAGGCGGCGCAGGCCGCGGCCAGCCGCGCGCAGGGTGCGTTGCTGGCCGCCACGCACCGGCAGGAACAACTGGATGAAATGCGCGAAGCGGCGGGAGCGGTGGGCATGCCCGACGGCGCCGCGCAAGACCCGGCGGCGGCCAGGCAGCAGCTCGCCGGCGCCATCCAGGCGCTGCGCCAGCAGCAACAGGCGGCAGAGGCGGCCGCCGGCCGTTGCCAGCCGCTGGCCGCGGAAGTTGAGCGGCAGCAAGCCGCCCTCACGGCAGCGGAGGCGGCCATTCGCGCCGCCGAGGCCGCTGTGCAGGTTGCGGGTCAGCGTCACGCCAAGCTCCAGGGCGAATGGCAGGCCGCCAGCACGCAGGTGCCGCCGGACCGGCGCGAGCCGGAGCGGCTCACCGCTGCGCTGGCACAGGCACGCCAGGACCTTGCCGCGCGCGAAGCCGCACTGGCCGCCGCGCAGGCGGCCGACAAGCAGGCCGGCGTGGGGCTGGCAGCGGCCCTGGCCGCGCAAGCCGCCGCCCAAGCGAGCCTCGCTACCCACGCAAAGCGGGAGACGCAGGCGGGCGCCGCATTCGCGAGCGCGCTGGGGCAAGCCGGCTTTGTCTCCCGCCAGGCCTATGCCGAGGCGCGCATGCCGGGCGTGCAGATGGAGCAGGCCGAAGCCCAGGTCAATCGCTTCGACCTCGACCTGGCCGCGGCCGGCGATCGCCGCGAGCGCGCCGCGATCGCTGCGCGCGACCTTGCCCCGCCGGATCTTGGCGCGCTGCGCCAGGCGCAGGCGGATGCCGCCGGCGCGCTCGAGGCGCTGGTCCGGCAGCAGGCCGACCTGCACCGCAGCCGCGAGAACCTGCTGCAGTGCCAGCAGCGGCTGGATGCGCTGGCCAGCAAGGGCGCGGACATCGAGCGCAGCTACGCGGTGCTCGGCCGCCTGGCCGAAGTGGCCAACGGCAACAATCCGCGCCGCATGACATTCCAGCGCTTCGTGCTGGCCACCTTGCTCGACGAGGTGCTGGAAGCGGCCTCGCTGCGGCTGATGCGCATGAGCCGCAACCGGTACGAGCTGCAGCGCGTGCGCCAGCAGGGCGACCAGCGCACCGCTGGCGGCCTGGACCTGGAGGTGTTCGACCACGACACCGGCATGGCGCGCCCGGCCAACACCTTGTCCGGAGGCGAGGGCTTCCTGGCCTCGCTCTCGCTCGCGCTGGGGCTGGCCGATGTGGTGCAGTCGCGCGCGGGCGGGATCCAGCTCGATACCTTGTTTGTCGACGAGGGCTTCGGCACGCTCGATCCCGAGAGCCTGGACTTTGCCATCCGAACACTCATCGACCTGCAGCATGCCGGGCGGCTGGTGGGCATCATTTCCCACGTGGCCGAGCTGCGCGAGCGCATCGATGTGCGCCTGGAGATCCGTGCCGGGGCCGGCGGCAGCCGGGCGGAGCTGCAATTGCCGTAG
- a CDS encoding Bug family tripartite tricarboxylate transporter substrate binding protein, which translates to MKKSLATALSAAVTIVTTATLTLAVAPAQAAGYPDRPITIVVPYAAGGSNDLVARVLSQRLGQDLGVSVVVDNAPGASGTIGALKTINAPADGYTLLLGSNSEISIAKLTNPKIKYDGQRDLVPLRMVGSQPMVLVSGAHSGIQGVAGFLALAKSKKPVNYGTSGIGTPLHLSGELIRGASKVDMTHVPYKGGAPAIADLMANQIELGVLVLSTALPQIKSGKLQAIGVTSATRSHAAPNIPALAENKTLANVDMRLWFGLFAPANTPKAVTDKLTDALARAINAPEVKSKLSESGVDIDAKDAAAFRSFIAKETESYRKIVSEANIQE; encoded by the coding sequence ATGAAGAAGTCCCTCGCCACGGCGCTGTCCGCCGCCGTCACGATCGTTACGACCGCCACGCTGACCCTGGCCGTAGCGCCTGCCCAGGCCGCCGGCTATCCGGACCGGCCCATTACCATCGTCGTGCCCTATGCCGCCGGCGGCAGCAACGACCTGGTGGCGCGCGTGCTAAGCCAGCGCCTTGGCCAGGACCTGGGTGTATCGGTGGTGGTGGACAATGCGCCGGGCGCCAGCGGCACCATCGGCGCGCTCAAGACCATCAATGCGCCAGCCGACGGCTATACGTTGCTGCTGGGTTCCAACAGCGAAATCTCGATCGCCAAGCTGACCAACCCGAAGATCAAGTACGACGGCCAGCGGGATCTCGTGCCCTTGCGCATGGTGGGCTCGCAGCCCATGGTGCTGGTGTCCGGCGCGCATTCCGGCATCCAGGGCGTGGCGGGTTTCCTGGCGCTGGCCAAGAGCAAGAAGCCGGTGAACTACGGCACCTCGGGCATCGGCACGCCGCTGCATCTGTCGGGAGAGCTGATCCGCGGCGCCAGCAAGGTTGATATGACCCACGTGCCGTACAAGGGCGGCGCGCCGGCCATCGCCGACCTGATGGCAAACCAGATCGAGCTGGGCGTGCTGGTGCTGTCGACGGCGCTGCCGCAGATCAAGTCGGGCAAGCTGCAAGCGATTGGCGTGACCTCGGCCACGCGCTCGCATGCCGCGCCCAATATCCCGGCACTGGCAGAGAACAAGACCCTGGCCAATGTGGACATGCGCCTGTGGTTTGGCTTGTTCGCGCCGGCCAACACGCCCAAGGCGGTGACCGACAAGCTGACGGACGCACTGGCTCGCGCCATCAACGCGCCGGAAGTGAAGAGCAAGCTGTCCGAATCGGGTGTCGATATCGATGCCAAGGACGCCGCCGCGTTTCGCAGCTTCATTGCCAAGGAAACCGAGTCGTACCGCAAGATCGTGAGCGAAGCCAATATCCAGGAATAA
- a CDS encoding exonuclease SbcCD subunit D, with product MRFLHTADWHLGRVFHARSLLEDQAWVLDQFVALVRERRPDAVLIAGDVYDRAVPPPEAVALLDDVLARIVVEAGIPVVMIAGNHDSAQRLGFGARLLTAQGLHVAGITERDATCVTLSDAHGEVRIYALPYAEPATVRDAFDMELPGHEAALAARLDAIRASHPAQARSVVVAHAFVIGGEASESERPLSVGGSGAVAASVFDGFDLVALGHLHRPQTFSQRIHYAGSLLKYSLSEVTHAKSVSMIELAADGAVSIEPIALSPRRDLRIVEGQLADLLAQGAADPRRDDYIHAVLTDNGALLDPMARLRQAYPNALAIERAVLARTGEAGAAGQRLRQLDTGELFANFFKEVADEELDEDKRRVLDQVLEGIARADRESA from the coding sequence TTGCGTTTTCTTCACACTGCCGACTGGCATCTCGGGCGCGTATTCCATGCGCGCAGCCTGCTTGAAGACCAGGCCTGGGTGCTTGACCAATTCGTTGCGCTGGTGCGCGAGCGCCGGCCGGATGCGGTGCTGATCGCCGGCGACGTGTATGACCGCGCGGTGCCGCCGCCCGAGGCCGTGGCGCTGCTGGACGACGTGCTGGCCCGCATCGTGGTGGAGGCCGGCATTCCGGTGGTGATGATCGCGGGCAATCACGACAGCGCCCAGCGGCTAGGTTTCGGCGCGCGGCTGTTGACGGCGCAGGGTTTGCACGTGGCCGGCATCACCGAGCGCGATGCCACCTGCGTGACCTTGTCCGATGCCCATGGCGAAGTACGGATCTACGCCTTGCCCTATGCCGAGCCCGCAACCGTGCGCGACGCCTTCGACATGGAACTGCCCGGGCACGAGGCCGCGTTGGCGGCGCGCCTGGACGCGATCCGCGCCAGCCATCCGGCGCAGGCGCGCTCAGTGGTGGTGGCCCACGCTTTCGTGATCGGTGGCGAGGCCAGCGAATCCGAGCGGCCCCTGTCGGTTGGCGGCAGCGGCGCCGTTGCCGCCAGCGTGTTCGACGGCTTCGACCTGGTCGCGCTTGGTCACCTGCATCGCCCGCAGACCTTCAGCCAGCGCATCCACTACGCCGGCTCCTTGCTGAAGTACTCGCTGTCCGAAGTCACGCATGCCAAGTCGGTCTCGATGATCGAGCTGGCGGCCGATGGCGCGGTCAGCATCGAGCCGATTGCGCTGTCGCCCCGGCGCGACCTGCGCATCGTCGAAGGGCAACTGGCCGACCTGCTGGCGCAAGGCGCGGCAGACCCGCGGCGCGATGACTACATCCACGCGGTGTTGACCGACAATGGCGCCTTGCTCGATCCGATGGCGCGCCTGCGCCAGGCTTATCCCAATGCGCTCGCCATCGAGCGCGCCGTGCTGGCGCGCACGGGCGAGGCCGGGGCGGCGGGCCAGCGCCTGCGTCAGCTCGATACCGGCGAGCTGTTCGCCAACTTCTTCAAGGAGGTGGCGGACGAAGAGCTGGACGAAGACAAGCGCCGCGTGCTCGACCAGGTGCTTGAGGGCATTGCCCGCGCAGACCGGGAGTCCGCATGA